One Dehalococcoidia bacterium genomic window carries:
- a CDS encoding flavin reductase family protein has protein sequence MDRERMPPPKKERDPIADALEMMVYGLYIVGSRKGDEVNGMMADWVMQVSFRPRLVLVALERDARTLENVRASGAFTVNMLGTEEADIELARRFAQPYYAAKVEGRPEEEAAKVYRKLEGIPYSRSRSGCPVLDQAVAWLECQVEQEVEAGDHVLVIGRVVDGDVRRYGPILSSEVTGWTYSG, from the coding sequence GTGGACCGGGAGCGGATGCCGCCGCCCAAGAAGGAGCGCGACCCCATCGCCGATGCCCTGGAGATGATGGTCTACGGCCTCTACATCGTCGGCTCGCGGAAGGGCGACGAAGTGAACGGCATGATGGCCGACTGGGTGATGCAGGTCTCCTTCCGTCCGCGGCTGGTGCTGGTGGCCCTGGAGCGGGACGCCCGCACCCTGGAGAACGTGCGCGCCAGCGGCGCCTTCACCGTCAACATGCTGGGCACCGAGGAGGCCGATATCGAGCTGGCCCGCAGGTTCGCACAGCCTTACTACGCCGCCAAGGTGGAGGGCCGTCCCGAGGAAGAGGCGGCCAAGGTCTACCGCAAACTGGAGGGCATACCTTACTCTCGCAGCCGCAGCGGCTGCCCCGTCCTCGACCAGGCGGTGGCCTGGCTGGAGTGCCAGGTGGAGCAGGAGGTGGAGGCCGGCGACCACGTGCTGGTCATCGGGCGGGTGGTGGACGGCGATGTGCGCCGCTACGGCCCCATACTCAGCTCCGAGGTGACGGGCTGGACGTATTCGGGCTAG
- a CDS encoding DinB family protein, with product MNGEREFLLKALREAGDQLLEELLELGEAALAFRPSPDEWSLKEVLGHLRDVQALALEQVQAALAGRPLPHRDIDPLPQERGYQDEDAGDLLEEMASLRRRLLHLLWSLTDEEWHRPCHHPLRGDLTVTQVVRELAQHDLEHLWQVRRLKALLEEPDLDVL from the coding sequence ATGAATGGAGAGCGGGAGTTCCTGCTCAAGGCCCTGCGGGAGGCCGGCGACCAGCTCCTGGAGGAGCTGCTGGAGCTGGGAGAGGCGGCCCTGGCCTTCCGGCCCTCGCCCGACGAGTGGAGCCTGAAGGAGGTGCTGGGCCACCTGCGCGACGTCCAGGCCCTGGCCCTGGAGCAGGTCCAGGCAGCCCTGGCGGGACGTCCCCTGCCCCACCGTGACATCGATCCCCTGCCCCAGGAGCGTGGCTACCAGGACGAGGACGCCGGCGACCTGCTGGAGGAGATGGCCAGCCTGCGTCGCCGCCTCCTCCACCTTCTGTGGTCATTGACGGACGAAGAGTGGCACCGCCCCTGCCATCACCCCTTGCGCGGGGACCTCACCGTGACCCAGGTGGTGCGGGAGCTGGCCCAGCACGACCTGGAGCACCTGTGGCAGGTGCGGCGTCTGAAGGCGCTGCTGGAGGAGCCCGACCTGGACGTCCTCTAG
- a CDS encoding putative DNA modification/repair radical SAM protein, producing the protein MDTQEKLQLLGGTEDLDEEGVPRSPAHSPQMRQAPGAAGVYWASARGRRVPLLRVLRTNVCELDCRYCAINRHRDAPRASFRPEELARTFMQMHERGMVAGLFLSSGVAGGPDRTAEKLIETVELLRERYRYRGYIHLKIMPGQSPDYIRRAFELADRVSINLEAPTPQHLERIAPSKDFWHHLVAPMQEVKRLQARHPEKLRAGQITQMVVGAAGDSDRDILTTTQWLYDELGMRRVYYSAYHPVCGEVLAPPAPKLREHRLYQADWLLRFYGFRLEELPFAADGSLPQGMDPKLAWALRHPELFPVEVNRAPREWLLRVPGIGPESARRILQRRRQGAIRSLEELRGLGVVVGRALPFILLDGRYLADRAAARALWARRHEEAPQQLSLPWERDPLAAAATLAGLRAAS; encoded by the coding sequence GTGGACACCCAAGAGAAGCTACAGCTTCTGGGCGGGACCGAGGACCTGGACGAGGAGGGGGTGCCCCGTTCGCCCGCCCACTCGCCCCAGATGCGCCAGGCCCCCGGCGCCGCCGGGGTGTACTGGGCCTCTGCCCGTGGCCGCCGCGTGCCCCTTCTGCGCGTCCTGCGCACCAACGTCTGCGAGCTGGACTGTCGCTACTGCGCCATCAACCGCCACCGCGACGCCCCTCGCGCCTCCTTCAGGCCCGAGGAGCTGGCCCGCACCTTCATGCAGATGCACGAGCGGGGCATGGTGGCCGGCCTCTTTCTCAGCTCCGGCGTGGCTGGAGGGCCCGACCGCACCGCCGAGAAGCTGATCGAGACCGTGGAGCTGCTGCGGGAGCGCTACCGCTACCGCGGCTACATCCACCTGAAGATCATGCCCGGCCAGTCGCCCGATTACATCCGTCGCGCTTTCGAGCTGGCCGACCGGGTGAGCATCAACCTGGAGGCGCCCACGCCACAGCACCTGGAACGTATCGCCCCCAGTAAGGACTTCTGGCATCACCTGGTGGCCCCCATGCAGGAGGTGAAGCGCCTGCAGGCCAGGCACCCCGAGAAGCTGCGCGCCGGCCAGATAACCCAGATGGTGGTGGGCGCGGCCGGCGACAGCGACCGCGACATTTTGACCACCACCCAGTGGCTCTACGACGAGCTGGGGATGCGGCGAGTCTACTACAGCGCCTATCATCCCGTTTGCGGCGAGGTGCTGGCCCCGCCCGCCCCCAAGCTGCGGGAGCACCGCCTCTACCAGGCCGACTGGCTGCTGCGCTTCTATGGCTTCCGCCTGGAGGAGCTTCCCTTCGCCGCCGACGGCTCCCTCCCCCAGGGCATGGACCCCAAGCTGGCCTGGGCGCTGCGGCATCCCGAGCTGTTCCCGGTCGAGGTGAACCGGGCGCCGCGGGAGTGGCTGCTGCGGGTGCCGGGCATCGGCCCCGAGAGCGCCAGGCGTATCCTCCAGCGCCGACGCCAGGGCGCCATTCGCAGCCTGGAGGAGCTGCGAGGCCTGGGGGTGGTGGTGGGCCGTGCCCTCCCCTTCATCCTCCTGGACGGCCGTTATCTGGCCGACCGCGCCGCCGCCCGCGCCCTCTGGGCCCGCCGCCACGAGGAGGCCCCCCAGCAGCTCTCCCTTCCCTGGGAGCGCGATCCCCTGGCCGCCGCCGCCACCCTGGCCGGCCTGCGCGCCGCCTCCTGA
- a CDS encoding uracil-DNA glycosylase translates to MSRAMAFRDLCRQVAACRDCPAMRHVHVLGESNGPLEARAIFVGEAPGRLGAARTGVPFTSDQSGRRFQELLSLAGLTREEVFVTNAVLCHPDGGGRNRRPSRREVRACSRWLSAQLELVEAPLVVTLGEVALEALRLVSPHPYVLRRHVGQAVPWAGRTLFPLYHPSPRAANHRPPAQQAEDFRRLGEFVKSFTRR, encoded by the coding sequence ATGTCCAGGGCAATGGCCTTTCGGGACCTGTGCCGGCAGGTAGCTGCCTGCCGCGACTGTCCGGCCATGCGTCACGTGCATGTGCTGGGGGAGTCCAACGGCCCGCTGGAGGCGCGGGCCATCTTCGTGGGAGAGGCTCCGGGCAGGTTGGGGGCCGCCCGCACCGGCGTCCCCTTCACCAGCGACCAGTCGGGGCGGCGTTTCCAGGAGCTGCTCTCCCTGGCGGGACTGACACGAGAGGAGGTCTTCGTCACCAATGCCGTCCTCTGCCACCCCGACGGCGGAGGACGCAACCGCCGCCCGTCGCGACGGGAGGTGCGGGCCTGTTCTCGCTGGCTCTCGGCCCAGCTGGAGCTGGTGGAGGCGCCGCTGGTGGTGACGCTGGGGGAGGTGGCGCTGGAGGCTCTGCGGCTGGTCTCGCCCCACCCCTACGTCCTGCGGCGGCACGTGGGGCAGGCCGTGCCCTGGGCAGGTCGGACACTGTTTCCCCTCTACCACCCGTCGCCGCGGGCGGCCAACCACCGGCCGCCGGCCCAGCAGGCCGAAGACTTCCGTCGCCTCGGCGAGTTCGTGAAGTCATTCACGCGTCGTTGA